A genomic region of Alligator mississippiensis isolate rAllMis1 chromosome 4, rAllMis1, whole genome shotgun sequence contains the following coding sequences:
- the LOC102576528 gene encoding keratin, type I cytoskeletal 19: MSCSSKQSFNGGSQGIGRGSSGVVGGRAIVSSISSGRCGIGNFSGGSFSEGFTERGLKIGNCAGGSTGPAISGGMRVGFSGGFVGVGDGISGVCCSDEKLTMQNLNDHLASYLDKVRCLEEENAELECRIWDWYAKHGPTCEPRDYSCYYKEIEDLQNQIICATLENNKILLNIDNNRMTADDYRVKYETECGLHQCVEADLNGLHLILDQLTGCRADLEIQFENLKEEICHVKKSHEEEMNCLRSQSTGDVSVEVNSCPGPDLRKILEDMRCQYETLIDQNRKEIEDWYACKLEEVHQDVVTSSQEMVSSNNQVIELRRKLQSMEIDLLAQCSMRDTLEASLAETKCCYNTHLAEIQKQITWAEQQLAELRGEMECQNQEYRNLLDIKCCLEQEIQTYCCLLEGGHHGIVGAVGRGVNESSAGKTGGLPSSHSFSASSQCQPVCQPMCQPICHP; this comes from the exons ATGAGCTGCAGCTCAAAGCAGAGTTTTAATGGTGGTTCCCAGGGGataggcagaggaagcagtgGTGTTGTTGGTGGTAGAGCTATAGTTAGTTCAATCTCTTCTGGAAGATGTGGAATCGGCAATTTTTCTGGTGGTAGTTTCAGTGAAGGATTCACTGAGAGGGGGCTGAAAATTGGCAATTGTGCCGGTGGAAGCACTGGACCTGCCATAAGTGGAGGTATGCGAGTTGGCTTCAGTGGTGGCTTTGTAGGAGTTGGTGATGGTATCAGTGGTGTTTGTTGTAGTGATGAAAAGCTGACCATGCAGAACCTTAATGACCACCTGGCATCCTACCTGGATAAGGTGCGATGCCTGGAGGAAGAGAATGCTGAACTGGAGTGCAGGATTTGGGACTGGTATGCCAAGCATGGCCCCACCTGTGAGCCAAGGGACTACAGCTGCTACTACAAGGAAATAGAAGATCTTCAAAACCAG ATCATTTGTGCAACTCTGGAGAACAACAAGATCCTTCTGAATATTGACAACAACAGGATGACTGCAGATGACTACAGAGTGAA GTATGAGACTGAATGTGGTCTTCATCAGTGTGTGGAGGCTGATCTCAATGGCTTACACCTGATTCTGGACCAATTGACTGGATGTAGGGCTGACTTGGAAATACAATTTGAGAACCTAAAAGAGGAGATATGTCATGTCAAGAAGAGCCATGAGGAG GAAATGAATTGTCTGAGAAGCCAGTCAACTGGAGATGTCAGTGTGGAGGTCAATAGCTGTCCTGGGCCAGATCTAAGGAAAATTCTTGAAGACATGAGATGCCAGTATGAAACACTGATTGATCAAAATCGCAAAGAGATTGAGGACTGGTATGCTTGCAAG CTGGAGGAAGTGCATCAGGATGTTGTCACTAGCAGTCAGGAGATGGTGTCAAGCAACAACCAGGTCATTGAACTGAGACGGAAACTGCAAAGCATGGAAATTGATCTGCTGGCCCAGTGCAGCATG CGAGACACCCTAGAAGCCTCTCTGGCCGAAACCAAATGCTGCTACAATACCCACCTTGCTGAGATACAGAAACAGATCACTTGGGCAGAGCAGCAACTGGCTGAATTGCGGGGAGAAATGGAGTGCCAGAACCAAGAGTATAGGAATCTCCTGGACATCAAATGTTGCCTGGAGCAAGAAATTCAGACTTACTGCTGTCTGCTGGAGGGCGGGCACCATGGAATTGT TGGAGCAGTAGGAAGAGGAGTTAATGAGTCTTCAGCTGGAAAAACTGGAGGACTTCCATCTTCTCACTCCTTCTCTGCATCTTCCCAGTGTCAACCTGTGTGCCAACCAATGTGTCAACCCATCTGTCATCCGTAA